aaaaaagaaacccgcAAAATAATTCCCATTCTTATAATGGAAATGTTATCCTTGACAGTTGCTATAGCCAGGTATATCTGACTTTTGCTGATCCGTAGCATCAGTACAGTCCTGTCCAGTACACTACCAGCAGCATAGAAAATGTGATGAAACTAAAGATGGGTGACAAAGGTTCAACGCCTCATGATTAATGACAATGATACAGCACTGAACATGTTTGAGGATTCAGAGTTAAGCGTACTCTTTCCTCATCATGATAGCTAGGTCATTCTCACTGGTTCGTCAGGACCATGTAGTATCTCCATTTAGATGCCCCTTTGATTTAATCAAGGCCTAACTAAGCTGTTCAACATCTGCTTTTGCATCCCATTTTTTATGAACTTGCTACAGTAGAACCGCACATAATCTACATACACAAGAAGCTAAGTTCAGACATCACTCATGCCTGCAGTGAGTACTCAGTACATGGGTGAAATATTAGTCATAGAATCCCTGTTATCTTCGGAGTCTAAAAAATTGAGACCATAATATGGATAGCACAGGAAAATGAGACTCTGTCTCCTGGCTACAAGTGGCAGCAGCTAGCTAGCAAGCACACAGCACAGGCGAATTTTTATCTATTTCTCGCAGGAAAGAATACACTAGCAGGAGTAGTTAACTCAGGCACTGCAGCTTTAGGATTTCTGTAAGATTAGTCATAGAATAATAAGGCCGTGGACAGGTCAGCCGAGTTGAATAGTAGTATGGCAAAAGGGACAAAGTGCAACAGCTCATCCCAGGCTGTGCCCCCTTGATGGCCTGCACATCTCTGGCCATTCAAATCTTTGTCTGTCACTGTTTGGTGGCTGCAGGCCGGCCGGCTTGGCTTGTCTTGGCTTGGGTTGAGTCAACCATGCGTTTGATTGCCTCCTCTTTCTCCGCCAGATGCCACCACCAACTTGATCGATCTTTGTCTTTGATTTGCTTGGCGATCTTTGTCCTGAGTCAACCCGCTTGTCAACCATCTCAAGGTTGCACCCCAAACTCTGGTCATCTGAAATCCAGGAACAAATGGGTGTTGCAAAGCTCAAACTTTGGACATCTGAACCCTGAAACAGCTTTGATGATATACAGCTCATAAATTTGGTCATCTCAATCCTGATTCCTGAAACAGCCGAATGATCTGCAGCTCATAAATTTGGCCATCTCAATCCTGATTCCTGAAACAGCCGAATGATCTGCGGCTCATAAATTTGGCCATCTCAATCCTGATTCCTGAAATAGCCGGATGATCTGCAGCTCATAAATTTGGTCATCTGAATCCTGAAATAGCTTGATGATTGGAAAAAAATAGGGTCTGTTGATcccaggaggaaagtgcaacacaGGAGAAGGGAACACAATTTTTTGAGTGACGATGTTGTTGCTGATGATGATGAGGGCTGACAAATTCTACAATCTTTGAATCCTTCTTcctcatttttctttcttttttgttcttTTGGGAGACAAATCTTTGACtctatctttttctttcttttttcctctttcaACAGATAACACATTCTCTTCTCTCTGCTGTTGAGCATCAAGAACAGCACTAATCAATCCAAAAAAAGTTAGTTTTTACAGCCAAGCCATACGTCTACATACACAAGATCACACAGGCAGTGATCCAAATCAAAGAATGGTACAGTTTGAGCAGAGAAAGGAGGGATCTTTTTTCAACCCAAAGAAGGTAAAAATCCTAATCAATCGTCCTCTGCTCAGAAGGAATGGGGTTGCGGCGCCGGCACGCCGGAGGCGGACCCGGCGGTGCTGCGCGCGCTGTGCTCCATGCAGCGCACGACCTCGGCGCGGCTGGCGACGACGCGGTGGAACACGGCGCGCACCTGCCGCTCCAGCGGCGCGAGGCCGTCCTCCAGCGCCCTGCACGCGCCGGCCAGCGCCTCGGCGCGCTCCGCGACGTTTCCCGCGCGCTCCTCGCTGACGGTCGCCGGGGCCTCCAGCTCGGtggcttcctcttcctcctcggcgATCTCCTCGAGCAGGCTGTTGAGCTCCCGCGCGGCCCGCTCCACGGCCTGCATCTCGGCGAGGAGCCCCGCGGAGGCCGGCGAGGACGCCCCGGAGGACGACCCCTTCTTGTCCCTCCGCCTCGACTCCTCCACGATCCGCTCCTGGAGGGCCGTCATGGGCGCGGCCCACTGCGCCTGCTTGGCCGGCGCGACGGGGGCGACCGCGGAGGCCCGGTCCTGGCACGGCACGGCGGCGACGAGCGCCCACATGGCGAACACGAGGACGGAGCTCATGGTGTAGAGCGCCAGCCCGAGGCCGCCCccggcgccgggggcggtggcggcctgcggcggcggcgcgaggtggGCCGCCATGGCGTGCACGTGGCGCCCCGTGGACCAGTTCTTGGACGAGACGCTGAAGGAGAGCGCGCGGGCGGCGCGCGAGCCGGACGGGGTCGACGGCGCGGCCCTGGCGTCCGGGAAGAGCCTGGAGATGGCCCGGCGCGCGCGCGCGAACTGCGCGCGGTGGAGCAGCGGCgcgccggcggcgaggaggcagGAGGCCGCGGTGAGGGCCGCGCGGTGGGAGCCGCGCAGCGAGGCGAGCGCGAGGGAGACCGCGTTGAGCACGTCGAGCGCCTTGACGGAGCGGTCGAGCAGGTCGGCGGCGAGGCGGTCGGCGGGGGCCCTGGCGAGCGCGGCGCCCACGGGGCCCACGGCGAGGGCGTCCCGGAACGCGGCGTCCGAGGACACCACGGCGTCGAGCAGCTTGGAGAGGAACGCGAGCGAGAGCACCGGCCCCTGCTGCTGCCCCTGCGCGGAGGTGGAGAGGGCGGCGAGGCGGTCGGCGACGTGGGCCTGGAGGGCGTCGAGGACGAGCAGCTCGTCGTCCTGCGCCGGGTCGAAGGAGGCGACGGCGGTGGGACTGCGGCGGAAGCTGAGCAGGCCCAGGAACCCCATCCCGCCGGTGGGCGGCGGGGTCTCAGCGGCGGCCATCGTCGGGCTCGTGGTGGGCTTCGGGTTTGGGCTCGGGCCTGGGCTTTCTTGGTCGGAGTGGAGGGGAGGGAATGGTGGGGAACCGCTGCCGGAGCGCCGTCCATATATACTGCGGGGTAGACGGCCGCGGAGGGGCAGCTCCGCCCACGCGCCCCACCTCCATTTACCCgcaatgacatgtgggaccatgtTTCGAACGGGTCGTCCTGTCAGTGGGATGGGGGAGGTGGCGTGGTGTCGAGGTGGGATTTGGTCTGGGGGATGGTGGACCGGTTCGTTGGCGGGGGAGGCTGACTTGGTTGGCTGCCACTACTGGATGGACTTGGTGTACTCCTCTCCCACATTTTCTCCTCCCTTTTCTTAATAATAACCCACATTTATGCTTCCAAGATTTATTTCCTTATTGAATATCATCCCTCTGATTTCATTCCCTGATTTGATTTCATGAAGCATCCTGATTTATTTCCGGTGCGGATTTTCTTCCCTATATGACATCTTAATTATTAATTTAAATATATTGAAAAAATCTAACAATTCTGGGAAAATGTGTAAACATGGTCAGAGTGTTCTATTCAGGCACAAAGTTTCACAGACAAATGACTTCGGTGCACTTGGCGGCAAGAAAAACAAAATTGTAACTTTAAAAAGTGAATGGTACTTCCTCCGTCTcataatgtaagacgtttttttGATACTTGATAGTGGTGTGGTATAAAAAAAAGTCGTACATCATGGGACGGAAAGAGTAACTATTATGTTGATCCGATATTGTTTTTTAGCATGGGAGGTCACGTAGACCATTCCTTTGCGGAATCCAACACATGATCATGACACCGGGCCATAATCATCAGAAGTAGGTTTCGTAATTTTTAGAACTTTTTCTAAATATATTATTCAATTAGGTTGCGTCGGGACCCAACTTCGTTTTGAGTATTTTCTGATCGCATCCAATGTAATTTGATTTCATGAAACCATGCTCTCTTTCTCCCTCCATATGAAAATGTAAGATGTTTTTCAACACTAAAGTGGTGTCGAAAAATGTCTTACATTTTCATACAGTTAGAGTAGCTCTTGCCTCACTACAAACTCCATTATCACCATTGCAGGGGATGAGCGAACTGCAGTACACATGAGCAGAGGAGATGAACATACACATGATAGATGCAGGACATAGCAGGGCAGAGTGACACACAAAGGACAAGCTTGGTGGCCAACTACATGGGCTGGGAAAATGAGGCCGAATACATTGAACACAGATGGCACTTGGGCGACATTGATGTTTATCAGACGCAGGTACATTCCTGGGGTCTCTCTCTTGTCCCTTTTCCTCCACTTTGGTTTACGTTTGCCACATTTATTCTCTAATGAATACACCATTTGTATATGTATGATCCCAGTGATTTGGCACCATAAAGTACCCTTATTTCATCCAAAGTAATTTGGTTTAAGAGGGAAAAAGCAGGCTCACTGGCTCTGTCCCCATTAAGAAGTACGTTGGCACATTGCACATGACATGAGCGTACGTGTATGTAGCCTATAACTCAGCACCAAGATCATCTATAATAGGACCTTTATATCTGTCTTAAACATTCGGAAAGGTTATCCGGTTAGTGATTTGTCATAAAAACACGATCCAACCAAACCCCTTATATCCGTCTCAAACGTTCGGACTGATCGATACCCCTCATATTCATCTCAAGTATAAGAACAATATATCAGCTCAAGGACATGTCCGGACACGCCCCGCCATTCCGCTACATAGAACActattgtagtgccccaagtgtaaaccttccctatttggaacctattgcaagtgggtctaCCTTGTCAGgaatatgatgatatcatttgtgtcatgacttcatgtgatgtcccttgtattttcttccttgcatgcatgcatgtcatatcatatcttccatgtttctttgagactttgtgattgcaagtgtggtggtgatgatgttgtggtcttatgcttcatgtggtgtttgtgttcttgtggacatatgtgtggtgtggtgcaactctactATGTTGCTTGTCCTAGTAGGATAACATGTGGATGCTTAGGTTTCAAATCATCTTCACCCCTCTCTCTATTGCTCCTATGACAAGATTCActtcttccttttctgtttttaaaatgttcctgttttagcTCTTATTTGTGGTGGATTTGTGAAGAAAAGATGTTGTTTTAAGGAGGGGTGCAAGAGGTGCAAATAAATATAAAACAGGTCCAACAatggctgttttgtaattattaattTGCCCCATATATTCATattgcattttattcaaatagttcATGATTTGTCATGACCAGGGATGTGCTagcttattttttttctcttataGTTTTCCTTATGCATTTCTTCCTTCTCTGGTAATTCCTATTAAAAGAAAATACCAGGGAATTGTCTTCTCTCTATCTGGCGcctaagtgggcttcctcccgctctggtggcccatcttctcctcctcttcgcaGCGCAGGAGCCCAGCTAGTgaccctctcttcttcctcccgacgtcacaccTGTACGATCGTTCCTCAGCCTCCCGATCAACGTGGcctcgatcttgcggctccaGCTCGCCCCCCTAGGGCCATATAagctctcctctcccttccccaggcggctagggttcctcctctccctcctcttcttcctcccgcaccGCCAGAGACCTCGTGGTCGTTCCCAAAGCCATGATTAGCTCCGcgtcgacctcgtcgccggcgtagcGATGACTTCGCCGCCTCCCGGTAGCTGcgcaagcaagaggacccaggaggggttccgTTTTTGCACGGAGCCGAAGCCGAgacttcttcctcgacgtccccgACGTGCACCTTCTTCCTCGGCCGGCGGCTTCTTCCTGCAGTAGAACAACGCGAATCTTCTTCTTCCATGTCGTGCGCCTCGCCTCCTGGCGCTAGGTGAGCGAGACCGTGCcccctcctcatttttcctcttcggtAGTGGCGCCGAGTCTCCTGCTCGAGGcttgccggagttgcaccggcaaGCTGTGTAGTTGTTGCTCTGATCGTTGGCGCACCACAGGGTAGTCTTCGGCCGTTCGTGTCGACGTAGACGAGGTAGCCCCGCGGCTGTGCGTAGGTAGTGGCAGGGGTTCCTTCTCCTTGGGTCGCTTCGGTTCCTCcggtagcagtagcaacagcaggacGCAGGCGAACTCTCTATCTCCGTGCCTCTCTGTTCGTTTTAGTTCAGCGGcagaggtgcatgtgtgtgtgtgtgtgtatccaGTCCTAGCAGAGTAGCAGTAGCTTGGTGCGTGTCCGTGGCTGTTGTGGCATAGCAGTCGCGACGGTAGCGTAGGTAGATCTTCCGGTAGCGTAGCACCAACAGCAACCCCGACGAAGACAGCCCCGTCATTCTCCCTGACGCCGGTGCTCCCCGGTAGACAGGAGGAGTGCAGCAGCAGCATTCCTTGCACGCGACCCCTTCTCTGCCAGGCTTCCAATCGTACCGCAGTGGTTGAGCCTTGTGATTGTTATcgtcaggtgcagggttcgagtcccagctgGTGCACccttttttttcttgttcttttccctGTTGGAGCAGTGGTTGCGCAGAAGAGAGGTTTACAACGTTAGATATTCCTCTGTTTCGAGCAGCAGGGCAGTAGCAGAGTGGCACAAGCGGTGTGGTGCATCAGGGGGTCCTTGGTTCGATCCCAGTGaccccccttttttttccttttgctgttGGATAATTTTTCCTTCCCCAGCTTTGCTTGGGCTGCAAgttgttatttttcttttgctagATTTGACTTCAACTTTTCTCTGCCTAGAATTTAGAGTTGTGTGTGCGTGCTCTAGAGGGAGTGCATATAGGTGAGTGATGTATGCATGTGTAGATTTATGTGTGTGCGAGTGAgtgcttgagggtgagtgtgtgtgcaagtgtgtgtgtgactcTACatacatgcttgtgcaattgcacaagcccttGAGTTCAAGCTTTGTGTCTTAGTAgatttgtgcatgtgtgtgtgtctcccCACACACTTATGCATACACACCCATGTGAGTGTGTATGTGTAGGTGAGTGATTGTGTGTGTTTGTTCTTGCTCAATTGTGGTGTGAGTGGGTGTGTCCATGAGCTTGGTGATGGACTCATGCCACCATTGGCCTTGTTATAGTGTGCAATGGAGTATGTAGGAGTTGttctagtgattttgcacatgtgatgatgcactattctctATAGgtgattctatgtagattttcttttctagtttgtgttcacttgctccaagtaagtgcccacaaattatatatgtttttggggtagaatcccccaaggaatccagtggtgaagttagttttgccattgggatactttatggagttggcatattcagatttgttgcaagtttgctctttgtttccatggaataggtggagcccaagggcatgagtttttgtgtgatagtagtaggggttttgctctataccatagtggtgtcatttatcacttggtgttatttgtgtgcaagctatgcctagacaaagtgggcatgtggctgaaaaagtccagcttagtgaaatctggaatctcactaagtctgggaattctGAAAACATTtccttc
This genomic stretch from Hordeum vulgare subsp. vulgare chromosome 6H, MorexV3_pseudomolecules_assembly, whole genome shotgun sequence harbors:
- the LOC123404888 gene encoding protein ROH1-like translates to MVPHVIAGKWRWGAWAELPLRGRLPRSIYGRRSGSGSPPFPPLHSDQESPGPSPNPKPTTSPTMAAAETPPPTGGMGFLGLLSFRRSPTAVASFDPAQDDELLVLDALQAHVADRLAALSTSAQGQQQGPVLSLAFLSKLLDAVVSSDAAFRDALAVGPVGAALARAPADRLAADLLDRSVKALDVLNAVSLALASLRGSHRAALTAASCLLAAGAPLLHRAQFARARRAISRLFPDARAAPSTPSGSRAARALSFSVSSKNWSTGRHVHAMAAHLAPPPQAATAPGAGGGLGLALYTMSSVLVFAMWALVAAVPCQDRASAVAPVAPAKQAQWAAPMTALQERIVEESRRRDKKGSSSGASSPASAGLLAEMQAVERAARELNSLLEEIAEEEEEATELEAPATVSEERAGNVAERAEALAGACRALEDGLAPLERQVRAVFHRVVASRAEVVRCMEHSARSTAGSASGVPAPQPHSF